From one Rhodamnia argentea isolate NSW1041297 chromosome 1, ASM2092103v1, whole genome shotgun sequence genomic stretch:
- the LOC115747086 gene encoding isoflavone 3'-hydroxylase-like: MENHKLLFLFTVALIIIAFTHKLLRRLIARSPKKNHPPSPPSIPVIGHLHHLKKPVHRTLLALSRAYGPVLSLHFGIRHVVVVSSMPVAEECFTQNDVVLANRPKFIMGKYLGYNYTTVAVAPYGDHWRNQRRIGAVEIFSSHRLDTSLGIRNDEVQRLLRKLLRWQSGGDFVRVELRAALTELTFNVMMRMMAGKRYYGEDVSDVEEAATFRDIIKEILKYSGSSYPGDYLPPLRWIDYGGYMKRIFELGKKTDGFLQGLIDEHRKKKEGEEEKKSMIDHLLVMRASQPEYYTDEIIKGFLLTLLVAGTDTSSITVEWALANLLNHPNILEKARKEIDSQIGWDRLTDESDLAKLPYLQNIISETLRLHPPVPLLLPHYSSDDCTIGGYDVPHDTIVMINAWAIHRDPEQWPDPTAFKPERFESGDGQMNRLILPFGLGRRACPGAPLAHKMVGLTLASLIQCFEWKRTGEEEVDMGEGEGLTMPKEKPLEALCKAREIMNKVLP, encoded by the exons ATGGAGAATCACAAGTTGTTATTCCTATTCACCGTCGCCCTAATAATCATCGCGTTCACTCACAAGCTCTTGCGCCGATTGATCGCAAGAAGTCCCAAGAAGAACCACCCTCCAAGCCCGCCTTCCATCCCCGTCATCGGCCACCTACACCATCTCAAGAAGCCCGTCCACCGGACCCTCCTCGCTCTCTCCCGCGCCTATGGCCCGGTCCTCTCCCTCCACTTTGGCATCCGCCACGTCGTCGTCGTCTCCTCCATGCCTGTCGCTGAAGAATGCTTCACCCAGAACGACGTCGTCCTCGCAAACCGACCGAAGTTCATCATGGGCAAGTACCTCGGGTACAACTACACCACCGTTGCCGTCGCCCCCTACGGCGATCACTGGCGCAACCAGCGCCGCATCGGCGCTGTAGAGATCTTCTCCTCGCACCGCCTGGACACGTCGCTCGGAATCCGCAACGATGAGGTCCAGCGCCTCTTGAGGAAGCTGCTCCGGTGGCAAAGCGGCGGCGACTTCGTGAGGGTGGAGCTGAGGGCGGCACTGACGGAGCTGACGTTCAACgtgatgatgaggatgatggCAGGGAAGAGGTACTACGGGGAGGATGTGAGCGACGTGGAGGAGGCAGCGACGTTCAGGGACATCATCAAGGAGATCTTGAAGTACTCGGGGAGCTCGTACCCCGGGGACTACCTGCCTCCGCTGAGGTGGATCGACTACGGCGGGTACATGAAGAGGATCTTCGAGCTCGGGAAGAAGACGGACGGGTTCTTGCAGGGGCTGATCGATGAGCAtcggaagaagaaggagggggaggaggagaagaagagcatGATCGATCACTTGCTGGTGATGCGGGCGTCGCAGCCGGAGTATTACACAGACGAGATCATCAAGGGCTTCTTGCTG ACACTCTTGGTTGCTGGAACCGATACATCATCTATCACAGTGGAGTGGGCGCTAGCCAATTTGCTCAACCATCCCAACATCTtagaaaaggcaagaaaagagATAGACTCCCAAATCGGCTGGGATCGTTTGACAGACGAATCGGATCTTGCGAAGCTACCTTACCTTCAGAACATTATCTCTGAGACGCTTCGCTTACACCCACCTGTCCCGCTTCTCCTACCCCACTACTCATCCGATGATTGCACAATAGGAGGGTACGACGTGCCCCATGACACAATAGTGATGATCAATGCTTGGGCCATTCACCGAGACCCTGAACAATGGCCCGATCCGACGGCCTTCAAGCCAGAAAGGTTTGAAAGTGGTGATGGTCAAATGAATAGGTTGATATTGCCTTTTGGGCTGGGAAGGAGAGCATGCCCTGGTGCACCTTTGGCTCATAAAATGGTGGGCTTGACTTTGGCTTCACTCATTCAATGCTTTGAATGGAAGAGGACTGGTGAAGAGGAAGTTGACATGGGTGAGGGGGAAGGTCTCACAATGCCCAAGGAAAAGCCATTGGAAGCATTGTGCAAAGCACGTGAGATCATGAATAAAGTTCTCCCTTAA
- the LOC115747055 gene encoding UDP-glycosyltransferase 83A1-like, translated as MSIPHVLAIPFPAQGHVIPLLEVSKLLVECGIRVTFVNTDFTHKRVIDALPDKDVLGDNIHLVSIPDGLGPGEDRNDLGLLVEAMLQVMPGKLAELIRETEEKEGEKITCVLADGLMEWVLEVAHKMNIPKAAFWPASVALLASGLGIPKMISDGIIDDEGIVIKQQKFQLAPGMPDMSPANLTWACIGDVATQKIIFNHMVRINKGTELADWFIGNTSRDLEPAALAFARRVLPVGPLLANHRLDSSAGYFWPEDSDCLIWLDQQAPKSVIYVAFGSFTVFDQTQFQELALGLELSQRPFLWVVRPDTTEERDDAYPKGFKERISGRGKLVGWAPQQKVLAHPAIACFVSHCGWNSTMEGASNGIPFLCWPYFSDQFLNENYICDLWRVGLGFNRDESGIIRREEIKRKVDQLLDDANFGKRASDIMEKLAKGIDEGGESRKNFSNFVQWMKAL; from the exons ATGAGCATCCCACATGTTCTGGCCATACCTTTTCCCGCACAAGGTCATGTGATTCCTCTTTTGGAGGTCTCGAAACTCCTTGTCGAATGCGGGATTCGAGTTACGTTTGTGAACACGGATTTCACTCACAAAAGGGTCATCGATGCACTCCCGGACAAGGATGTTCTTGGAGATAACATCCATTTGGTTTCCATTCCTGACGGGTTGGGACCCGGCGAAGATAGGAATGATCTAGGACTACTAGTGGAAGCAATGTTGCAGGTCATGCCCGGGAAGCTAGCGGAGCTCATACGAGAGACcgaggaaaaagaaggagagaaaatcACCTGCGTCCTTGCTGATGGGCTGATGGAGTGGGTTCTGGAAGTTGCGCATAAGATGAACATTCCTAAAGCTGCATTCTGGCCAGCATCCGTTGCGCTCTTAGCATCGGGATTGGGCATTCCGAAGATGATCAGTGACGGAATCATCGATGATGAAG GAATAGTGATTAAACAGCAGAAGTTTCAATTGGCACCCGGCATGCCTGACATGAGCCCGGCGAACCTTACTTGGGCCTGCATTGGCGACGTAGCTAcacagaaaatcattttcaatcaCATGGTCAGAATCAACAAAGGCACGGAACTGGCCGACTGGTTTATAGGCAACACGTCCCGTGACCTAGAGCCTGCAGCGCTCGCCTTTGCTCGTAGGGTCCTGCCCGTCGGCCCACTCCTGGCGAACCACCGCCTCGATAGCTCGGCTGGATATTTCTGGCCTGAAGACTCGGATTGTTTGATATGGCTGGACCAACAAGCCCCTAAGTCCGTCATTTATGTTGCTTTTGGCAGTTTCACAGTTTTTGACCAAACCCAATTCCAGGAACTAGCCTTGGGGCTTGAACTCTCCCAAAGGCCATTCCTATGGGTCGTTCGTCCCGACACCACCGAAGAGAGAGATGATGCATACCCAAAAGGGTTCAAAGAGAGGATTTCGGGTCGAGGGAAATTGGTTGGTTGGGCTCCGCAGCAGAAGGTCCTGGCTCATCCTGCCATCGCTTGTTTCGTGAGCCATTGCGGTTGGAACTCCACCATGGAAGGAGCAAGCAACGGCATCCCTTTCTTGTGCTGGCCGTACTTTTCTGATCAGTTCCTTAATGAGAACTACATATGTGACTTGTGGAGGGTCGGCTTGGGATTCAATCGAGATGAGAGCGGGATCATAAGGAGAGAAGAAATCAAGCGAAAGGTGGATCAATTGCTTGATGATGCCAACTTCGGTAAAAGAGCTTCGGACATTATGGAAAAACTTGCAAAGGGCATCGATGAAGGCGGTGAATCTCGCAAAAACTTCAGCAACTTTGTTCAATGGATGAAAGCTCTGTGA